The following are encoded together in the Triticum urartu cultivar G1812 unplaced genomic scaffold, Tu2.1 TuUngrouped_contig_1639, whole genome shotgun sequence genome:
- the LOC125526736 gene encoding uncharacterized protein LOC125526736 isoform X4, whose product MDFAVMKRRELQALCKEHGLKANGSSADLVARLAAKLSISGGAEEDAVGVVVGKGCLKRSFGGASGGDSDAAKKVTFVLEEEEEAEVGGRRLLLSPVVARTRGRPRAAEALSRAQESGGERRRTRSQVGCDSADETDAGQAGADVVTRRHRRNAANLGAGDVVERVAGAVGRKTSAKAEQQELDAGEAVGRKHQLKRKTSENDADNVDVSVQVGVSCRSTRSSAVQSEPAAAPSPVVHNKRGRKKAGDLKEQDRVKEQPTEIQHVGRTLRSGLVVAGPPLPTVSENKRSRSKVPEGETAVEKVAEVEISGRTTRSSSVPAAATSPIVVAKKRRKTKNVNSDEGQHTVPDVSNDAPVTRVLRNRAIQTIGSTDLKVARPTMLNAAKDGVEDGVAKQDGHVGSKKRKMSNRRATVATDGGEIPFSDSSGKASAMDMHVDVPGPVRRSMRKSVVPSFLEHETKGMHGDVEMKETVTKTVGGSTWRSVAPVILEKESKGLTKPVESKETVTKPVGRSTRRSVATVILEKECKGLPKEMIPQVHVKRQTKKSLVPAMTEKGTKSIVTDMIPEARAGRSTRRPALAIVNSKKNDHCEAAISEKCSSAKSEDLEKQQTVKQPVRRLTRKSFVPAVLEKDRKAVPAEMNPDAQFNNENGDHTKMKCAKGGHLEKQLVVKEPSRRSTHKSVAPHVIEKEIKGLQEESKSEVPVSTSVRKLSCPNAVDKESKDHREIVPHVIEKDIKGSQEESKSDVPVRTSVRKPAGPNAVDKEIKDHSEIVRREESSVRTRSAQTKLQRSVQNDASLRQTRHRSSKLAISPLPSKPTASKGRPAKRSRTASLEEVMPAEEQKEDQIAYGGHTSDMIDVASSANSLESGVLPSPAEKSDLRDAQLNTQLEGTVVESSISHGKDGSNILEFELESTVVGTTEKPPSDLAIPDCTHVGALSEEALDSIENAAARCSPVLEQSPTGLRFLFSQGNIEEPDTHNTSPFFKNFMEESDVHKVERQVETVVSLKPDSYQGSDEYSIRVEESGGLMFSSQQNNEQEGFSVSTLRKDWVASVQLDSSEDVHHTVRDITRKDVICNEEEKTDFIPSDINAPHEKSHADKPAEHVSGVSGALFCISQSTTVVDEVNSDSSLLESVDGLDNQIASSNTEGLQQDNIEECNLHNARVTEDIHASVMFEAAQVAVPESGKMLQPDVETLVLPDEQLKHKLEGDDHEVQSFSRGEDESPKQSTSCEDQSFLGSGICQTVSRRYTDVVCVKDHKDDCNQHSEGQLTLGNLESDMSEPALDERSESGMSVLRAEETSPFPDEQLNTKLEGNTEQSLICDKDSSNVSLTEFLGNNHLSSLKDPTMDPCHDQELPNDMPAPKSPEESAVFLDDKVSGSVQSLRCDKDGSIVSDTGSLGNKNLSSMKDPSMDPCHVQELPCGPSMDPCHDQELPGDMPASKSPDEFAVSMDERVSGSVGICQISASIGKGNHIAMDPHHTVKQVDNLNQSAAALLRNMENTPCKPDALEPSSDHLFVIDPSTPMEPLLTEAGLKVGSPDKKLPMEQVQQDDLQVQEGTVEKTPECKHECVSPDKAGPHSLKNEGYPSSIEQSLFDQQSLSSQEDVQVQEDTLEKTALGSTTPECKDEYGFPDEADPHSLKNERGSLIVEQSPCSLPTLFTQESVEERSECVVLSSARVQAENGVCESNPGSDHDTSADFSAVSKSEDCLDTSQQDNENEELTKASHEQEQVATGQLDLEAASIMEDVDSEEVAYDEENKKPVHPTDINSLCQKINVSGPVEHASGLGDALLSPSLIACTDDSDVHLSSNPCLFESTDFPDEIDWSNTEALQQGLKKQQCDELKEYQVPFGAGNDMIEAGTKDIDSGVPPLRAEETSNMRDEQLNTKLPCTEVVEFGLSCDKGSNNYIDTESVVNSVCTNIPSDSSLPTDCSTDDYQQMELFEGPAEQKSPKDASVCWEDSDPRAVSATIEKPSPSFDLAIPDFKHEGALSEEAVYSMKNDTESCSRDHRRSSIGLHHLFSQESFKGPDVHDDLVLPSTEDEDDSNTRHAEKMVSSEPDSHQGSPVDLSIVEEIKGLFSSERDDEQGFLSSGHKTGCIGSARLDSSEDCNLVKRDINTEVICKEEEKQELVPSSDTRTLHETSITDEPDEQKITLLQAAETSASADKQLSSELEEDEFKEHNFSSEETIGIFGVGSVKGNLFHLHEDSHTNPIQGKELPDNLSAPKSPEQSTFGQAESLLGSGICQAVVQRSTEEINTKLQHERKEECSKYIDDQTTLMSECALFGGSVSGTTLLPTAETSSLPDEQFGPELKCDEFEEPDRSYDEDASYLFGSGSLKNNVPNLGHKEEYYEHSDDPAILSGGMPKPSPIRESESGVALQPAEETPALTNEHLNFEMEELGLCISDMSDTGLMENNNLSCLPKDTYMETWNEDEISIGTPAAKSPGESAVCPDDRVPGSVGICQTSGRRRIDEISTKLLSFKISSAVKGSYIAMDSADDPKQGDNLSPAALPGNWENVHAAKADNPAKQNSDCSVAKDSSS is encoded by the exons ATGGATTTTGCGGTGATGAAGCGGCGGGAACTGCAGGCGCTCTGCAAGGAGCACGGCCTCAAGGCCAACGGATCCAGCGCCGACCTggtcgcccgcctcgccgccAAGCTCTCG ATTTCTGGCGGTGCGGAGGAGGATGCGGTCGGCGTCGTTGTGGGGAAGGGGTGTTTGAAGCGATCGTTCGGCGGCGCTAGCGGTGGGGATTCGGATGCGGCCAAGAAGGTGACGTTTGTGttggaggaagaggaggaggcggaggtgggTGGCAGACGCCTCTTGTTGTCGCCTGTTGTTGCCAGGACGAGGGGTAGGCCGAGGGCCGCGGAGGCTCTCTCTCGCGCCCAAGAAAGTGGAGGGGAGCGTCGGAGAACGCGTTCCCAAGTTGGTTGTGATTCTGCTGACGAAACTGATGCTGGACAGGCAGGTGCAGATGTTGTGACGAGGCGACACAGGAGGAATGCGGCGAATTTGGGTGCAGGTGATGTGGTTGAGAGGGTAGCTGGAGCTGTAGGCCGGAAAACCTCTGCCAAAGCTGAGCAACAAGAGCTGGACGCTGGAGAAGCAGTTGGTAGGAAGCATCAGCTGAAGCGGAAGACCAGCGAGAATGACGCTGACAATGTAGATGTCAGTGTGCAAGTTGGAGTTTCTTGTAGAAGCACAAGGTCTAGTGCTGTTCAGTCTGAGCCTGCTGCCGCACCGTCTCCTGTTGTTCACAACAAAAGAGGGAGGAAGAAGGCGGGAGATCTGAAGGAACAAGATCGTGTCAAGGAGCAACCTACTGAAATTCAACATGTTGGTAGAACTCTAAGATCTGGATTGGTGGTGGCCGGCCCACCGTTGCCTACTGTTTCTGAAAATAAGAGAAGTAGGTCAAAGGTGCCGGAAGGCGAAACTGCTGTGGAGAAGGTTGCCGAGGTGGAAATATCTGGTAGGACTACAAGATCAAGCTCAGTACCAGCTGCTGCGACGTCACCCATTGTCGTTGCGAAGAAGAGGAGAAAAACCAAGAATGTCAACTCGGATGAAGGGCAACATACGGTTCCAGATGTATCAAATGATGCTCCAGTTACAAGGGTCTTGAGGAATAGAGCTATTCAGACAATTGGCAGTACTGACTTGAAGGTAGCTCGCCCAACCATGCTCAATGCCGCCAAAGACGGCGTAGAAGATGGTGTGGCTAAGCAAGATGGGCATGTGGGGTCCAAAAAGAGGAAAATGTCGAATCGCAGGGCTACAGTAGCCACAGATGGCGGTGAAATCCCATTTTCTGATAGCAGTGGTAAGGCTTCTGCTATGGACATGCACGTAGACGTACCTGGGCCTGTGAGAAGATCGATGCGGaaatctgttgttccatcgtttCTTGAGCACGAAACCAAAGGTATGCATGGAGATGTGGAGATGAAAGAAACAGTGACAAAAACTGTTGGGGGATCAACCTGGCGATCTGTTGCCCCAGTTATACTCGAGAAAGAGTCCAAGGGTCTCACAAAACCTGTGGAGAGCAAAGAAACAGTGACAAAACCTGTTGGGCGATCAACCCGGCGATCTGTTGCCACAGTTATACTTGAGAAAGAGTGCAAGGGTCTCCCAAAAGAAATGATTCCTCAAGTGCATGTTAAGCGACAAACAAAGAAATCTCTTGTCCCGGCTATGACTGAGAAAGGAACAAAGAGCATCGTTACAGACATGATTCCGGAAGCACGTGCTGGAAGGTCAACGCGAAGACCTGCTCTTGCTATTGTTAATAGTAAGAAGAATGATCACTGTGAAGCAGCCATCAGTGAGAAGTGTTCAAGTGCTAAGAGTGAAGACTTGGAGAAGCAACAAACAGTCAAGCAACCTGTTAGACGGTTAACACGGAAATCATTTGTTCCGGCTGTGCTTGAGAAGGACAGGAAGGCTGTACCTGCAGAAATGAATCCTGATGCACAGTTCAATAATGAGAATGGTGATCACACTAAAATGAAATGTGCTAAGGGTGGACACTTGGAGAAACAACTAGTAGTGAAAGAACCATCTAGGCGATCAACACACAAATCTGTTGCCCCACATGTGATTGAGAAAGAAATTAAGGGTTTACAAGAAGAATCTAAGTCTGAAGTTCCTGTGAGCACATCTGTGCGTAAACTATCTTGTCCTAACGCGGTTGATAAGGAGAGCAAGGATCACAGAGAAATTGTCCCACATGTGATTGAGAAAGACATTAAGGGTTCTCAAGAAGAATCGAAGTCAGATGTTCCTGTGAGGACATCAGTGCGTAAACCGGCTGGTCCTAATGCGGTTGATAAGGAGATTAAGGATCACAGTGAAATTGTCAGGAGGGAAGAGTCAAGTGTTCGCACAAGAAGCGCACAAACAAAACTCCAACGTTCTGTTCAGAATGATGCGAGTCTGCGGCAAACAAGACACAGATCTTCGAAGCTAGCGATATCACCGCTACCGTCAAAGCCAACAGCTTCAAAGGGAAGACCTGCAAAGAGGAGTAGAACAGCATCTTTGGAAGAAGTcatgcctgctgaagagcagaaGGAAGACCAAATTGCTTATGGTGGCCACACGAGTGATATGATTGATGTTGCCAGTAGTGCTAATAGCTTGGAAAGTGGGGTGCTGCCTTCCCCAGCTGAAAAATCTGATTTGCGTGACGCACAGCTTAACACTCAGCTGGAGGGCACAGTCGTTGAATCCAGCATCAGCCATGGTAAAGATGGTAGTAACATTCTGGAGTTCGAGCTTGAGAGCACAGTAGTAG GTACCACTGAGAAGCCTCCGTCCGATTTAGCTATTCCGGACTGTACACATGTAGGTGCTTTATCTGAGGAAGCCCTGGACTCAATAGAAAATGCTGCTGCAAGGTGCTCACCAGTTCTTGAACAATCACCCACTGGGCTACGGTTCCTATTCTCACAGGGAAACATAGAAGAACCTGATACACATAACACTAGTCCATTTTTTAAAAATTTCATGGAAGAATCAGATGTTCACAAGGTTGAACGTCAAGTTGAAACAGTTGTTTCATTAAAACCTGACTCATATCAAGGCTCTGATGAATATTCAATCAGAGTCGAAGAAAGTGGAGGCTTAATGTTTTCGTCTCAGCAAAACAATGAACAAGAAG GATTTTCAGTGTCCACCCTCAGAAAAGATTGGGTTGCATCTGTTCAGTTGGATTCGTCAGAGGATGTGCATCATACAGTAAG GGATATTACTAGAAAGGACGTGATCTGCAACGAGGAAGAGAAAACGGACTTTATTCCTTCAGACATTAATGCTCCCCATGAGAAATCACATGCGGATAAACCTG CTGAGCACGTCTCTGGTGTTAGTGGAGCTCTATTTTGCATTTCACAGAGCACCACTGTTGTTGATGAAGTAAATTCGGATTCTTCACTGCTAGAATCAGTGGATGGTTTAGATAATCAGATAGCATCTTCTAATACTGAAGGGCTTCAACAGGATAATATAGAGGAATGCAATCTACACAATGCAAGAGTCACGGAAGACATCCATGCAAGTGTCATGTTTGAAGCTGCACAGGTTGCTGTACCAGAAAGTGGAAAAATGCTGCAGCCAGATGTAGAAACATTAGTATTGCCAGATGAGCAGCTTAAGCACAAGCTGGAGGGTGATGATCACGAAGTACAAAGCTTTAGCCGCGGTGAAGATGAATCTCCAAAACAATCTACATCATGTGAGGATCAAAGCTTTTTAGGGTCAG GTATTTGTCAAACTGTTTCGCGAAGGTATACAGATGTAGTTTGTGTCAAGGATCATAAAGATGACTGCAATCAACACAGTGAAGGTCAACTTACTTTAGGCAACCTAGAAAGTGACATGTCTGAACCTGCACTTGATGAACGATCTGAAAGTGGAATGTCAGTGCTCCGAGCTGAAGAAACATCACCATTTCCAGATGAGCAGCTTAACACCAAGCTGGAGGGCAACACAGAACAAAGCCTTATCTGTGATAAAGACAGCAGCAATGTTTCTCTCACTGAATTTTTGGGAAACAATCATCTGTCTAGCTTGAAGGACCCTACAATGGATCCTTGCCATGACCAGGAGCTCCCAAATGACATGCCTGCACCTAAATCTCCTGAAGAATCTGCAGTTTTTCTGGATGACAAAGTCTCGGGTTCAGTGCAAAGCCTTAGGTGTGATAAAGATGGTAGCATCGTCTCTGACACTGGATCTTTGGGAAACAAGAATCTGTCCAGCATGAAGGACCCTTCAATGGATCCTTGCCATGTCCAGGAACTCCCCTGTGGCCCTTCAATGGATCCTTGCCATGACCAGGAACTACCCGGGGACATGCCTGCATCTAAATCTCCTGACGAATTTGCAGTTTCTATGGATGAGAGAGTCTCTGGTTCAGTAG GGATTTGTCAAATTAGTGCGAGCATAGGCAAAGGAAATCACATTGCTATGGATCCCCACCATACCGTGAAGCAAGTGGATAACCTGAACCAATCTGCAGCTGCCTTGCTGAGAAACATGGAGAACACACCTTGTAAGCCTGATGCTCTTGAGCCTAGCAGTGATCACTTGTTTGTGATTGATCCATCAACACCTATGGAGCCTCTACTGACGGAAGCAGGACTTAAAGTGGGCAGTCCTGACAAGAAACTACCTATGGAGCAGGTTCAGCAAGATGATTTACAAGTGCAAGAAG GTACCGTAGAGAAGACACCAGAGTGTAAACATGAATGTGTATCACCTGATAAAGCAGGACCACACTCATTGAAGAATGAGGGATATCCATCAAGTATTGAACAATCATTATTTGATCAGCAGTCCCTTTCTTCGCAGGAGGATGTACAAGTACAGGAAG ATACCCTAGAGAAGACAGCACTAGGTTCAACTACACCAGAGTGTAAAGATGAATATGGATTTCCTGATGAAGCAGATCCACACTCATTGAAGAACGAGAGAGGTTCATTGATTGTTGAACAATCACCATGTAGTCTGCCGACCCTTTTCACGCAGGAAAGTGTAGAAGAACGCAGTGAATGTGTTGTCCTTTCTTCAGCAAGAGTTCAGGCTGAAAATGGAGTTTGTGAGTCAAATCCTGGTTCAGACCATGATACTAGTGCGGACTTTAGTGCAGTTTCCAAAAGTGAAGATTGTTTGGATACTTCTCAGCAAGATAATGAAAATGAAG AATTAACGAAGGCTAGTCATGAACAAGAGCAGGTGGCAACTGGTCAGCTAGATTTGGAGGCTGCAAGTATCATGGA GGACGTTGATTCTGAGGAAGTAGCCTATGAtgaagaaaataagaagcctGTTCATCCTACAGACATTAATTCTTTGTGTCAAAAAATAAATGTCAGCGGACCTG TTGAGCATGCTTCTGGTCTTGGTGATGCTTTATTGAGCCCCTCACTAATTGCTTGTACCGATGACAGTGATGTGCATCTGAGTTCTAATCCTTGCCTGTTTGAATCAACTGATTTCCCGGATGAAATAGATTGGTCCAATACCGAGGCTTTGCAGCAGGGTCTCAAAAAGCAGCAATGCGATGAGCTAAAGGAATACCAAGTTCCTTTTGGAGCCGGTAATGATATGATTGAAGCTGGCACAAAAGACATAGACAGTGGAGTTCCACCACTTCGAGCTGAAGAAACATCAAATATGCGAGACGAGCAGCTTAACACTAAGCTGCCGTGCACAGAAGTTGTGGAATTTGGTCTTAGCTGTGACAAAGGCAGTAATAATTATATAGATACTGAATCTGTGGTGAACAGTGTTTGTACAAATATTCCGTCGGATTCCAGTTTACCAACGGATTGTTCCACAGATGATTACCAGCAAATGGAGCTCTTTGAAGGCCCTGCTGAACAAAAATCTCCCAAAGATGCTTCTGTATGCTGGGAGGACAGTGATCCAAGAGCAGTGTCAGCTACCATTGAGAAGCCTTCACCTTCATTTGATTTAGCAATTCCAGATTTTAAACATGAAGGTGCTCTATCAGAGGAAGCAGTGTACTCAATGAAGAATGACACTGAAAGCTGTTCACGAGATCACAGACGATCGTCCATTGGGCTTCATCACTTGTTCTCGCAGGAGTCATTTAAAGGACCAGATGTGCATGATGATCTTGTGCTTCCAAGTACTGAGGATGAAGATGATTCCAACACTCGTCATGCTGAAAAAATGGTTTCTTCAGAACCTGATTCACATCAAGGGTCTCCTGTAGATTTAAGTATAGTTGAAGAAATTAAGGGTTTGTTTTCATCTGAGAGAGACGATGAACAAG GATTCCTGAGTTCCGGCCACAAAACAGGATGTATTGGATCTGCCCGGTTGGATTCATCAGAGGATTGTAATCTTGTGAAAAG GGATATTAATACTGAGGTGATCTGCAAGGAGGAAGAGAAACAGGAACTTGTTCCTTCTTCTGACACTCGCACCCTTCATGAAACATCAATTACTGATGAACCTG ATGAACAGAAAATAACCCTGCTGCAAGCTGCGGAAACATCGGCTTCAGCAGATAAGCAGCTTAGCTCCGAGCTGGAGGAGGATGAATTTAAGGAACACAACTTTAGTAGTGAAGAAACGATTGGCATATTTGGTGTTGGATCGGTGAAGGGTAATCTATTCCATTTACATGAAGACTCTCATACCAATCCTATCCAGGGAAAGGAGCTCCCAGATAACCTATCTGCACCCAAATCTCCTGAACAATCCACGTTTGGGCAGGCTGAGAGTCTTTTGGGATCAG GCATTTGTCAGGCTGTCGTTCAAAGGAGTACAGAAGAAATCAACACCAAGCTCCAACATGAGCGTAAAGAGGAATGCAGTAAGTACATTGATGATCAAACCACTCTCATGTCTGAATGTGCACTGTTTGGAGGATCAGTAAGTGGAACGACACTGCTGCCAACTGCAGAAACATCTTCATTGCCAGATGAGCAATTTGGCCCTGAGCTCAAGTGCGATGAATTTGAGGAACCTGACCGTAGTTATGATGAAGATGCAAGCTACTTATTTGGTTCTGGGTCTCTGAAGAACAATGTACCCAATCTGGGTCATAAGGAGGAATACTATGAGCACAGTGATGATCCAGCCATACTATCAGGTGGCATGCCCAAGCCCTCACCAATTAGAGAATCAGAAAGTGGAGTGGCACTGCAGCCAGCTGAAGAAACACCAGCATTGACAAATGAGCACCTTAACTTTGAGATGGAGGAACTGGGCCTTTGCATTAGTGACATGTCTGATACTGGATTAATGGAGAACAACAATCTATCTTGCTTGCCCAAAGACACTTATATGGAAACGTGGAACGAAGATGAGATTTCAATTGGCACACCTGCAGCTAAATCTCCAGGAGAATCTGCAGTTTGCCCAGATGACAGGGTTCCTGGGTCAGTAG GAATCTGCCAAACTAGTGGGCGACGACGCATAGATGAAATTAGCACAAAGTTGCTGAGCTTCAAAATTTCGAGTGCAGTCAAAGGAAGTTACATTGCCATGGACTCTGCTGATGACCCGAAGCAAGGTGACAACCTGAGTCCGGCTGCTTTGCCAGGGAACTGGGAGAATGTTCATGCAGCCAAAGCAGATAATCCTGCAAAGCAAAACAGTGACTGCTCGGTTGCGAAGGACTCCTCAAGCTGA